One stretch of Sporocytophaga myxococcoides DSM 11118 DNA includes these proteins:
- a CDS encoding 7TM diverse intracellular signaling domain-containing protein, with protein MKTYYWFFCIFLIQFSNPPLKAEKVFLLTNKIEEKGIRNEYLGVFEDKTSKLDITAITSPVYADSFRYQTSDAVNSNKASSYWLRFSVKNLTKNEKNWLIELYDHNINYISFYAPDENGHYQLTQSGNLISFNKRMFFHKNPEFELRIPQNQTLTFYIRIKSENENNLSPQIRSYKKFISYALAEYYVLGIFYGILIMMALYNLLMYISIKMGIYLYYVFYVLSFSLYSMCQSGFAFQYLWPENPEWNLYAFSLALYGIITFALLFIKGFLNLKETQPFFNKVINFVIVIRGLILLYGLFFNRNILYAIYIDTIPFFLAYKISLRSYLRGNKTAFFLWVAYTSLFAAFTITALENYGFIKSTIFTVYSLNIGIILDIILLSMSLTDRMGAEIKMRQAAQNKSIEEMKEKELLKDKINKELEEKVAQRTEQLKQAYERLINQTEEITTMNLQLDLANRALKKDMSDIAMTRIMKNQVNFEEFVKVYPDELTCFRYLEELKGQSKFQCKKCNSNSCGKGKEQFDRRCSKCGYNESVTANTIFHKLKFPIVKAFYIMYLVSNKQDITSDELSEMLSLRKSTCSNFKKKIKDRIKVLDKKEFSGWNSLVVDSTIESITHTTD; from the coding sequence ATGAAAACATATTATTGGTTTTTTTGCATTTTTTTAATACAATTTTCAAATCCCCCTTTAAAGGCAGAGAAGGTATTTTTATTGACTAATAAAATTGAAGAAAAAGGAATCAGAAATGAATATCTGGGAGTATTTGAAGATAAGACAAGCAAACTTGATATAACAGCAATTACAAGTCCTGTATATGCCGATAGTTTTAGATATCAGACTTCCGATGCGGTAAACAGTAACAAAGCTTCTTCCTATTGGCTCAGATTTTCTGTGAAAAACCTGACGAAAAATGAAAAGAACTGGCTGATTGAATTATATGACCATAACATAAATTATATCTCATTTTATGCTCCTGATGAAAATGGACATTATCAATTGACTCAGTCAGGTAATTTGATTTCATTTAACAAACGAATGTTTTTTCATAAAAATCCTGAATTTGAATTACGGATTCCCCAGAATCAAACCTTGACTTTTTACATTCGGATAAAATCGGAAAACGAAAACAATTTAAGTCCCCAAATCAGATCTTATAAGAAATTCATATCCTATGCTCTGGCAGAATACTATGTTTTAGGAATTTTTTATGGTATTTTAATTATGATGGCCTTGTATAATCTTCTGATGTACATATCCATCAAAATGGGCATTTATCTTTATTATGTCTTTTATGTACTTTCATTCAGCCTCTATTCTATGTGTCAGAGTGGCTTCGCATTCCAGTATCTCTGGCCCGAAAATCCTGAATGGAATCTGTATGCCTTTAGTCTTGCTTTATATGGCATCATTACCTTCGCCCTGCTATTCATAAAAGGATTTTTAAATCTAAAAGAAACCCAACCTTTTTTTAACAAAGTAATAAACTTTGTAATAGTCATCAGAGGTTTGATATTATTATATGGTTTATTCTTCAACAGAAATATCTTATATGCTATTTACATTGATACTATTCCTTTTTTCCTGGCATATAAAATATCTCTTAGAAGTTATTTAAGAGGAAACAAAACTGCCTTTTTCTTGTGGGTTGCATATACTAGCCTGTTTGCAGCATTTACAATAACAGCATTAGAAAACTATGGCTTTATCAAATCAACCATTTTCACTGTATATAGCCTGAATATTGGAATCATTCTCGATATAATATTACTCTCCATGTCCCTGACAGACAGAATGGGCGCTGAAATCAAAATGAGGCAGGCTGCACAGAACAAGTCTATCGAAGAAATGAAAGAGAAAGAATTATTAAAGGACAAGATTAACAAAGAACTGGAAGAAAAAGTAGCACAACGAACAGAACAGCTTAAACAGGCATATGAAAGGCTTATCAACCAGACTGAAGAAATCACGACGATGAACCTTCAGCTTGACCTTGCCAACAGGGCCCTGAAGAAAGACATGTCTGACATTGCCATGACCAGGATCATGAAAAACCAGGTGAATTTTGAAGAATTTGTTAAAGTATATCCTGATGAGCTTACCTGTTTCAGATATCTGGAAGAACTTAAAGGTCAATCCAAATTTCAATGCAAAAAATGTAATTCTAATAGTTGCGGCAAGGGCAAAGAGCAATTTGACAGACGTTGCAGCAAATGTGGTTACAATGAATCAGTCACTGCAAATACGATCTTTCACAAACTTAAATTTCCGATAGTAAAAGCATTTTACATCATGTATCTTGTTTCCAACAAACAAGATATCACTTCAGACGAATTATCCGAAATGCTATCTTTAAGAAAATCTACTTGCTCAAATTTCAAGAAAAAAATTAAGGACAGAATTAAAGTACTTGATAAAAAAGAATTTAGCGGATGGAATTCCCTTGTAGTGGACAGCACAATAGAAAGCATCACTCACACTACTGATTAA
- a CDS encoding Crp/Fnr family transcriptional regulator, producing the protein MERILSTPVIELEDQFNFFERDLRVELAAAKIEKFEKGNRIHRQNAFLVSVPILLEGSLRIFRQTEDREILLYYVNKGETCMMSLLSCYGQTPMNAAMEASEKSELILVPRIKVYEWQRKYSSWNDFVIKTFAQRQEQLLDSFDSLAFSSIDKRIKDYLIRLSSKTKQQIVSITHQELANELGTTRVVISRILKCLEIEGAIELLRGAIKVKDLKLN; encoded by the coding sequence ATGGAAAGAATTTTAAGTACACCTGTAATCGAATTAGAGGATCAGTTTAATTTCTTTGAACGAGACTTAAGAGTTGAACTGGCTGCTGCTAAAATAGAAAAATTTGAAAAGGGAAATCGTATCCACAGACAGAACGCCTTCCTGGTTTCTGTACCTATTCTTTTAGAAGGAAGTTTAAGGATTTTTCGTCAAACTGAAGACAGAGAAATTTTACTTTATTATGTAAATAAAGGTGAAACTTGTATGATGTCTCTATTGTCATGTTATGGCCAAACACCAATGAACGCCGCAATGGAGGCTTCTGAAAAATCGGAATTAATTCTTGTCCCAAGAATTAAAGTATATGAATGGCAAAGAAAATATTCTTCCTGGAATGATTTTGTAATTAAAACTTTTGCGCAAAGACAGGAACAATTATTGGATTCATTCGATTCTCTGGCATTTTCAAGTATTGATAAAAGAATAAAGGATTATCTGATTAGACTTTCTTCTAAAACCAAACAACAAATCGTTTCAATTACACATCAGGAACTGGCCAATGAATTGGGCACAACCAGGGTGGTAATTTCCAGAATTTTAAAATGCCTTGAAATAGAAGGTGCGATCGAATTGCTCCGTGGAGCAATAAAAGTCAAGGACTTAAAACTTAACTAA
- a CDS encoding phosphatidate cytidylyltransferase, which translates to MKSAVIGRIYTLIFFVLFLSGCEAIEGIFKAGVWTGFVIVALVIVLIIFVLRKIF; encoded by the coding sequence ATGAAAAGTGCAGTAATTGGTAGAATCTATACTCTGATATTCTTTGTATTATTTCTTTCAGGGTGTGAGGCGATAGAAGGGATTTTCAAGGCAGGTGTATGGACAGGGTTCGTTATTGTAGCTTTGGTGATAGTTCTCATTATATTCGTATTGCGAAAAATATTTTGA